In the genome of Dryobates pubescens isolate bDryPub1 chromosome 18, bDryPub1.pri, whole genome shotgun sequence, one region contains:
- the SRPX2 gene encoding sushi repeat-containing protein SRPX2: MAQETAPVLLVVLTRLVSSTWHEGSGYYTAESHTNEVYTEEAPPEPALDYRRVPQWCATLNIHRGDATCYSPRGSSYRSSLGTRCELSCNRGYRLVGPSAVQCLPNRHWSGMAYCRQIRCHVLPAVLRGSYVCSAGVQMDSRCDYTCWPGYQLEGDRSRICMEDGRWSGSEPICVDLEPPKIRCPDSRERIAEPGKLTATVYWDPPRVKDSADGVIKRVMLRGPEPGSEFPEGEHVIRYTAHDQAYNRASCKFSIRVQVRRCPVLKPPQNGYLSCTSDGNNYGATCEYLCDGGYERQGTSLRVCQSTQHWTGSQPLCAPMQINTAVNSAASLLDQFHEKRRLLVISAPDPSNRYYKMQISMLQQAACGLDLRHVTTVELVGQPPHEVGRIREHQLSLGIIEDLRRFLHLTRSHFNAVLLDKAGIDRERYISPVNPDELFIFIDTYLLSQQEAARREQSGDPCE, encoded by the exons ATGGCTCAGGAGACAGCCCCCGTCCTTCTGGTTGTCCTCACCAGGCTGGTGTCATCCACGTGGCACGAAG gATCTGGCTACTACACGGCTGAGAGCCACACCAATGAAGTATACACGGAAGAAGCCCCCCCTGAACCTGCCTTAGACTACCGCCGTG TACCCCAGTGGTGTGCCACACTCAACATCCACCGTGGAGATGCCACCTGCTACTCACCACGAGGAAGCTCCTAccgcagcagcctggggacacgctgtgagctgagctgcaACCGTGGGTACCGACTGGTGGGGCCCAGTGCTGTCCAGTGCCTGCCCAATCGCCACTGGTCTGGGATGGCATACTGCCGAC AAATCCGGTGCCAcgtgctgccagcagtgctgcggGGTTCCTACGTGTGTTCGGCCGGCGTGCAGATGGATTCTCGCTGTGACTACACTTGTTGGCCTGGCTACCAGCTGGAGGGTGACCGGAGCCGCATCTGCATGGAGGATGGGCGCTGGAGTGGGAGCGAACCAATCTGTGTAG ATTTGGAGCCTCCTAAGATCCGCTGCCCAGACTCCCGTGAGCGGATAGCTGAGCCAGGCAAGCTGACTGCCACTGTCTACTGGGACCCTCCCCGCGTGAAGGACTCTGCTGACGGTGTCATCAAGAG ggtgatgctgcGGGGTCCAGAGCCTGGCTCCGAGTTCCCTGAAGGAGAGCATGTGATTCGCTACACTGCCCACGACCAGGCGTACAACCGAGCCAGCTGCAAGTTCAGTATCCGTGTCCAAG TGAGGCGCTGCCCTGTCCTGAAGCCTCCTCAGAATGGCTACCTCTCCTGCACCTCTGATGGCAACAACTACGGTGCCACCTGCGAGTACCTGTGTGATGGGGGCTACGAGCGCCAGGGCACATCCCTGCGGGTCTGCCAGtccacccagcactggacaGGCTCCCAGCCTCTTTGTGCAC CCATGCAGAtcaacacagctgtgaactcagctgccagcctgctggacCAGTTCCATGAGAAACGTCGCCTCCTTGTCATCTCAGCCCCCGACCCCTCTAACCGCTACTACAAGATGCAAATCTccatgctgcag CAAGCTGCCTGCGGGTTGGACCTGCGTCACGTCACCACTGTCGAGCTTGTGGGACAGCCCCCACATGAGGTGGGACGCATCAGGGAGCATCAGTTGTCCCTTGGCATCATtgaggatctcag ACGGTTTCTGCACCTGACCCGCTCCCACTTcaatgcagtgctgctggacaaggCAGGCATCGACCGTGAGCGCTACATTTCCCCTGTCAACCCCGACGAGCTCTTCATCTTCATTGACACCTAcctgctgagccagcaggagGCGGCCCGGCGGGAGCAGAGCGGAGACCCCTGCgagtga